Within Amedibacterium intestinale, the genomic segment TATTTACAGGAAAACGGCTTTGAAATGATAGAAGATACTAAGAATCAAATTGGATGTCCTGATGCGATTATTGAATGCATAAATGCAAAAGCTTGTGCATATATAGGTGCCGGAAGAAATTTGCGTGATATTTTATTAGCTGTTATTTTTTCTTTTATGCAGCAGGGAAAAGCTCTTGATTTCCAAGGTAATCCTATCGTATGGGAAACGCATGGAAGGCAAAAAGAACTTGTAATTACAATCAATGCTTATTTGATGCAAGTCTTGAGTAAATACAAAAAATAATGTATTTTTTATACTTGAATATATTTTTACAATATTTTTGTGACTTTTTCTACTTTATTTCGTATATAGATAAAAAAGGAGAAAAGAAGATGAAAGAAGAAAAAGAATATATTCATAAAGAAATGAAGAAAAAAATGAAACAGTTACAAAAGTATACAGCAACACTTCGTTTAAGGAGCATCTTATACGATGAATCAAATCGATCTCTTGAAGTAGAAGATGATCTTGTAGATTATTTAAATTATACGAAAAGTATTATTAACTGTTCATCAAGCAGAAAAACTTACTATAGCGGTGATCCTGTTTTGTCCGCAATGGAAAAAAGACATAAAAATCAGCAGGAAAGAAAAAAACAGGATGAAGATTTTTATGTTTTATTGCTTGCAATACAGCAATTGCCTGAATTAGAAAGAAATTTATTATTTGATTTATATGTAAGAAATCTTGATAAAAAGGTTATAGAACTTCGTCAGGGTGGAATAGTAGAGAGTACTTTGCATCGCCGTTTAAATAGAGCATTGGAACATTTATGGGAGTATTTGAAAGAAGTATAGGAAATTCATTGAAATGTGTTTGTTGTTTCTATAGTCCTAAACAATTCTATGATATAATAATCTAGAGAGGTTACTTTTATATTCAAATTTAGAAAATAAAAGGAGAAGCATCATGAAAAATTCAGTGAAAAGTTATGTCATTAATATCTTTATTGTGACTTCCTTAACGATTGTTGCTTTATGGTTTGCGTTAAAAGATAATTATCAGGAAGTCATCACAATGATTTCTGGAATGAAAAGTTACTGGCTTGTATTAATATTGTTTTGGGGAATCATGTATTCGTGTATTTCGGGATATGTATTAACAATTTTTACTAGAAAAAATAAAAAAGATTATCGGTTTCGTGAAGGCTTATCGAATTATCTTGTAGGTTTTTTCTTCAGCAGTATTACACCAAGTTCAACAGGTGGACAATTTGCACAAGCTTATATTTTTAAAAAGCAAAAAATAAAGCTTAGTGATGGAGCTAGTATTTTATGGGGTGATTTTATTATATTCCAAACGACATTAATGATTTATGTCACTATTTTGTTTTTTCTTCGCTATTCTTACTATGTGGAGATAATGGGAGGGATCTTGCTTGTTTTTATTTTAGCTGGATATGGAGTCAATCTTGCCATTATTGTAGTATTATGGACAATGGCCTTATTTCCCAAATTATATGTGAAATTGAGTGGAAATGTAGTTCGTATTCTTGCGAAATTTAAAATTGTAAAGGATAAGGAAAAAACACTTGTAACATGGAGTGAACAGGTAATGTCTTTTACAAAAGAAATTAAGCGTCTGCATCATGAAAAAATGTTGATTTTAAAAACAGCAGTTTTAAGTGTTTTGCGAATGAGCGTTCAATTCAGTTTGCCATGGGTAATTGCGAATGCTTTAGGACACCCACTGGGAATTGAGTACCTTTTAGATTGTTTGGCTTTGTCTAGTTTTGTTATGATGGCAAATGCATTTATTCCCATTCCTGGTTCAAGTGGTGGGACCGAATTTGTATTTACGATGCTGTATGGGTATTTATTACAAGATTCAGCGTTAGCTAGCAGTATTATGATCTTATGGCGGTTCTCTACATATCATTTCATCATGATAGCAGGGGCAATTACTTTTGTGATATTAAAACATAAATACACAAAAGAAAGAATTAAAGAAAGAGGTATATAGGGGAGGATTGTTCATTTTATGAGAATTGGACTTTTTACAGATACTTATACACCGGATATTAATGGGGTCGTATCTAGTATTGTAACATTACAAAAAGAATTGGAAAAAGATGGACATGAGGTCTTTGTAATTACTAATCACAAAGCTTCTCATACAAAAAGAGAAGGAAATATTCTGCGTCTTCCTGGATTAGAACTAAAATGGTTATATGGATATAAATTGTCTACACCTTATCATTTTAGTGCTAGGGATGAAATTGAGAAGATGCATTTGGATATCATACATGTTCATACAGAATTTGGAGTTGGTATGTTTGGAAGAATTGTTGCGAAATACTTAAATATTCCAGTAGTTACAACATATCATACAATGTATGAAGATTATACTCATTATGTAAATCGTTTTGATATTGAAGAGATTGAAAAAGTTTCTAAAAAAATAGTATCTAGTTTTTCTAAAGTTCTTTCTGATAGTGCACAGGCTGTGATTTCACCAAGTGAAAAAACAAAAGAAACTTTATTAAAATATGGTGTTAAGACACCTATCTATGTTATTCCTACAGGACTTTCTTTTGAAAAATTTAATCATGACACTATAGATAGTAAAGAAGTAGAAAAGATTAAAGAAATGTATGATCTTAAAGAAGAGGACAAAGTTGTTGTGTTTGTGGGAAGAATAGCTCCAGAAAAAAGTATAGATATTCCCATCGAAGGATTTCGTTACATTACTGATTCACATATTAAGCTTATGATTGTTGGAGATGGACCACAATTAGAAGATTTGAAAAAAATGGTAAAGAATTATGGGTTGATGGATAAAGTTATCTTTACTGGTAAAAAATCAAGTGATGAAGTTCCATTATACTATGCTTGCGCAGATTGCTTCGTATCTGCTTCTTTAACAGAAACACAAGGAATGACATATATTGAGGCTTTAGCTTGCGGTCTTCCTGTATTTGCCAGGTGGGATGATGTTTTGGAAAACTTAGTTGTTGAAGGAGAAAGTGGGTTTTTATTTGATGATGCGCAAATGTTTGCGGAAAAACTAACATCTTATTTCTCTTTGCCGAAAGAACAACGGCAAAATTTCCGTCAAAAAGCGATAAGCAAAGTAACGCAGTATGATGCAAAAGTCTTCTGTTCAAAAGTTTTAAGTGTTTATTATCAGGCGATTGATGATTATTCTCAGGCATATGAAGTTGTGAAAATCAAGACGTTTGATGATTGTGTACGTATTTATGTACAAAATGATTCTGAAGATCAGCCGCAGAAGATATTGATCAGTTTTGATGACTATTTTTCTTACAAAATTCGACTTCATACGATGCTTGATAGATTTACAGTTTCTGATTTTAAACAAAAGGAATTGAAATTAGAAGCATATAGAAATGCTGTTCGAAAATTGCGCGTAAAAGATTATACTCGAAAGGAAATGAAATTGTTCTTTCAAAGAAAAAATATCTTAAGTGATCAAATGATTGACGAAGTATTAGATGAATTAGAGGAAAAAGGGTATATCAATGATGAATTGTATATACAAAATAAAATTGAAAAATTACAGTATTCACTTGTTGGAAAAGGCAATATACGACATTCTCTCATTAATAAGGGAATAAATAGTGAAGATGTGGAAGAAGCTTTGAAAGGGTTAGATAATGAAGGGGAGCTTATCAAGGCAAAGAAGATGGCACAAAAATTGATGACTACTATGAAAGATACTTCCCGTAAAATGAAAAAACAAAAAATTATTAATAAATTGATATCGCTTGGGTTTGATGGTGATATTGCCAGACGTTCTGCTGAAGAATTGGATTATGAGCAAGAAGATGAAAGTCCAGCTTTGGAAAAAACGATTCAAAAAGCATTGCGTAGTTATGTAAGAAAGTATCAAGGAAAAGAACTACAGTCGAAAATTATGTTATATTGTATGAGAAAAGGATTTTCACGAAGTGATATACAATGTAAATTAGAAGAAATGGAGTGTTTGGATGAATAAAAGAATTGAAGACTTAGAAGATGGATTTCGTGGGACGATAACGGTCTTGCTTCTACAGGTAAATAAAGGTGTTACAGCAAAAGGAGCACCTTATCTATCTTTACAGTTTCAGGATAAAACTGGACGTATGGATGCGAAATACTGGAATGTTAATGAAGCGTTACTACATGCATTTGCACCAGGTATGATAGTAAATGTGCAGGGAGATGTCCTTTGTCATCAAAAACAATTACAGTTTCGTGTAAATAAAATGGAAGTTGTGGATAAAAATGAGATAGATATTAATGAATTTGTGAAATCAGGTTCAATAAGTAAAGAAGAATTAAAACAGCGTCTATATGAAAGAATCAGCGAGATTAAAAATCAGACAATTTATAAAATTGTTTTAGAAGTAGTCAATGACTATGAAAAAGATTTCTTTGATTATCCTGCTGCAACGAAAAACCATCATGATTTTTCGGGAGGATTGGCTACACATGTAGTTGGAATGCTGGATTTAGCAGATCATTTATGCAAGCAGTATCCGTTGTTAAATAAAGATGTATTATTTGGGGGAGTTATCCTTCATGATTTAGGAAAGCTAATAGAGCTGAGTGGAGCTTTAGTAAGTGAATACACAGTACAGGGAAAACTGCTTGGACATATTAGTATCATGCAGGCAATAGTATATGAAAAAGCAAAAGAACTTCACTTGGAAAAAGAGGAGGAAACAATGCTTTTAAGACATATGATTTTGTCACATCATGGACAGTATGAGTATGGTTCACCTGTACTCCCAATGCTTCCAGAAGCTGAGATGCTCTATTTGATTGATAACATCGATGCCCGCATGAATACTATAGAGAAAGCATTAAGTGGTGTACAGGAAGGTGAATTTACACCAAGAATTTTTGCTTTAGAAAATCGAAGCTTTTATAAACAAAAGATAAAATAAAAGAGGAACATTTGTTTATTCCTCTTATGAAAAAAAGCATTGTGAATTACTTTGAACTTCACAATGCTTTTTAAATTTTCCTTTTTAATTTTCGCTAATTAATTCCAGGTTATCTAGATATTCACTTTCAAATGCAAGTTTCTTTTCAGCATCACTTGTATATTTTTTTACAAGAGCACTTGATTTCATAACTGGCTGTAATGTTCCTGCTCCAGCAACACATCCACCAGGACATGCCATACCTTCTAACAGGTATCCATTACGTTTTCCAGCTTTTGCCATCATTAACATTGTACGACAGTTTTTCAATCCCTCTGCAGAATCAATCAACACTTCCATATCAGGGTGTTTTTCCTGAATGCATTGTTTTACTGCGTTTGCAACACCGCCACTAACGGCAAATCCACGACCATTTGCAGTTCCTTCGTTAAATGGTTCATCAACAGTAGCTTGTGCTAAATCGATACCTTTAGCTTCAAACATACCCATAACTTCTTCAAATGTAAGAACAAAGTCTACATCACTTCTTATACTTTTGCGACTTGCTTCAAGTTTTTTTGCAGCACATGGTCCGATGAAAACAACTTTTGCATCAGGTTTCTGTTTTTTAATTAAACGACCTGTTAAAACCATTGGTGTCAATGCCATAGAAATATATGGTTTGAAATCTGGGAATAATTTTTTAGCCATAACTGACCATGCAGGACAGCATGAAGTTGCCATAAATGGCTGTTCGTTTGGAACTTTGTTTAAGAAGTCTTCTGCTTCTTCAACTGTACATAAATCAGCTCCAATAGCTACTTCAACTACATCTGAGAACCCTAACTCTTTCAATGCACCTTTTACTTTTTCAGGTGTTACTGTTGGACCAAACTGTCCTACAAATGCTGGAGCAATGGCTGCAACAACTTCTTTGCCAGTTTTCATTGCATGAATCGTCTGGAAAATCTGTCCTTTATCAACAATTGCACCAAATGGACAGTTTACTAAACACATACCGCAAGATACACATTTATCATAATCAATTTCTGCACGACCAAATTCATCTGATTTGATTGCATCCATTCCACAGCTTTTTGCACATGGACGTTCAAGTTTGTTAATGGCTCCATAAGGGCATACGTCCATACAGCGGCCACATTTAATACATTTTTCCTGATCTATATAAGATTTTCCATTTACGATACTAACAGCATCTTTAGGACAAACTTCAACACAAGGGTGCGCTAAACATCCCTGGCATGTATCTGTGACAACAATCTGTTTTTCAGGGCATGCATTACATGCAAATTTAATGATGTTAATTAATGGATCATCATAATATTTTTCCGCAATAGCACTTTCTTCAATGCCTTCGCTAACAGGAGCATGTTCATCCATACGACGTAAAGGAAGTCCGATTCCTAAACGAAGACGTTCCCCAACGATAGCTCTTTCTAAGAAAATGCTTTCTCTATATTTCGCATGTTCTCCAGGAAGAATCTTGTAAGGAAGTTGTTCGATTTTAGTTGCGTAATCTCCTCCTTCATACGCAAGACGGGCAATTTCCGTAAATACTTTTCTACGAATATCTGTTACTGAATTGTAGATTCCTCTCATAAACTTGTTCACCTCATATTCATTATACTTGAAATAGTAAAATTTAAAAGAGAAAAATTAAAAAATTCACAAATAAAATTAGGAAAGGTCGCAAAATAAAATATACTTTTGATTAATTCTTTCTATACCATATATTTGCCTATCAAAAAATACATTATAAACATATAGTAAAGTGAGATGTAGTTATCTCACATAGACAAGGAGGAAACAAATATGTTTGATGAAAGATGGAATGATGGAAAAAATTATGGAAGATGCTGTGATGGTTTTAATGATGAAAGATGGAATAGGGGATGTGGCTGCAGTCAATATGATGGATGGAATAGAAGATGTGGATGCCAGCATATCTCAGTTCGTTCATGCAATCACTGCCAATATCGTGATTTTGATCGCTGCGGCTACAGGGGAAATCGCTGTTATGTCGATGGAAGACGTGATTGCAGAGACAATCGCTTTGAGGATAACGGGGATTTCTGTAATAACTGCAATGACTACTAACTATGAGAACTTTCTCATAGTTTACATACAAACCATTTGCGTTATTTCTATTTTAAGATATAATAGGTTGCATTAAGAGGTGAAAGAGTTATGATTAAGCATATTATATGGGATTGGAATGGAACGTTATTAGATGATTTAGATGTTAGTATGGAAGCATTAAATTATGTGTTGGAAAAAGAAAATCTTCCTTTGGTGCTAGATAAAGAAGAGTATCGGAAATATTTTCAATTTCCTGTTATTGAATATTATAAAAAAGTGGGCTTTGATTTTAATAAGACTCCTTTTTCAGTTCTGGCAAAACAATATATGGATTATTACCAGCCAAACTCTTTGTCTTGTTCTCTTCATAAAAATGTAGAAGAAACGTTGCAGAAAGTAAGATCTAAAGATGTTTCACAGTATTTATTAAGCGCAAGCAATTTGGATTTTTTACATGAGCAGCTTGCAGAATATGATATAAAAAAATATTTCTTAGATATCAAGGGACTGGATAATATACATGCACACTCAAAAGCAGAGCTGGCGAAATGTTTTGTGGAGGAAAGCGGATTTAACCCTGATGAAGTATTGTTTGTAGGAGATAGTGTTCATGATAGTGAAGTTGCGAAATATGCAAACTGTCATTGTGTCTTGATTGCAAATGGACATGAACATAAAAGTAAATTATTGAATACAGATTCCTATGTTGTGGATAATATGAAACAGTTTTATGATTTTATTGTTGAAAATATAAAATAAAACAACTAGATTTATATAATCTAGCTGTTCCAGAATGAAAGCAGCGAAAGGTATGCTTTCTGCGGCTCATTTATAATTTGATAATGTTGAAGATGATTTGGAAATAATCGCTTGTATGGTGGGGTAGTAAAACGTTCATCAATAAAAACAATAACACCTTTATCATGGACGCTGCGTATGACACGACCAGCTGCCTGTAATATTTTATTCATTCCCGGAAACTGGTATGCATAAGCATAACCCATCTTTTTTTCTTTTTGAAAATGTTCTTTTAATAATTCTTGCTGAGGATTGATTTGAGGGAGTCCAACACCTATTAAAATGGTTCCTATTAATAAATCACCTTTTAAGTCAATACCTTCTGAAAACATGCCGCCAAGTACACAGAAATATACATGTAGTTTCTGAGTGCTGGAAAACTGATTTAAAAACATCTTCTTTTCGTCCTCTGATAAATTTTCTTTTTGAATAGTAGTTTGGATGTCAGGGTATTCGTTTGTGAAAGCATCATGAATTTGTTCCATATACGCATAACTTGGACAAAAAACGATATAATTGCCTTTTTTTGATAAAATAACAGCATGTAAATAGGATATAAGGGAAGGAAGAGATAAACTTCGATTCTTATATTTTGTAGAAATAGCGTTGTTTATAAGAATCATCGATTGCTCTTTATGGAAAGGAGAGGGCAATGATAACCGATTTGTTTCATCTTCTCCTCCTAGTAAATCTAAATAATAATCAATAGGGGATAATGTAGCAGAGAATAAGACAGAGGTTCTTCCTTTCTCCATAATGGATTTTAAAGGAGTTCTAGGATTCATACAAAACTGTTTGATAGTTACATCTTTATTCTCTTTATGTATCCAGGTTACAAAGTTTTCATCATAGTAATCCGAAATACGTAAATAATTGACTGCATTAAAATAGATTACTTTAATATCTTCATCATATGTATCATCATGTTCACTTTGTAAATATCCATCACAGTGTTCAATAAAATGATCTATCTTTTCTAATATAGAAAGCTGTGGTTCATTGGAAGCATAAAATTCGTTATCTTCACATAGAGAAGATAACTTTTTAAAATCTGCAAGAACAGACTTGATAGAAGAATGCAGCTGTTTTTCTTCTTTTGGAATATATTTTGATAGCTGCTGGAAAGAACTTTTTGATAGAACAGCACTATACATTTCTCTAGCTCGATCAACAAGGTTATGCGCTTCATCTACAAGAAATATGTAATTTCCTTTTTCCATAAAGAAACGTTTTAAATATACTCTAGGGTCAAATACATAATTATAATCACAAACAATAAGATCTGCATATAAAGAAGCATCTAGACTTAATTCAAAAGGGCAGATAGAATGTTTTTTCGCATACTGAGATAAAATTTCTTTATCCATAAGATCTTCATTGGATAAAAGTTCATATAAAGCATCTTTATTGCGACTGTAATATCTTTTTGCATATGGACAAATATGTGGATCGCAATTTCTTTCTTCTAAAAAACAAATTTTATCTTTTGCAGTAATACCTACACTTTTGAAAGGAAGTTTTTGTTCATATAAAAGATTTAAGGTATTGTATACAACACTGGATGTGATATTTTTTGCGCATAAATAAAAGATTTTTTCCGCCTTGCCTTCTCCAATAGCTTTTAGTGATGGAAAAAGAGTAGAAATCGTTTTTCCGATTCCTGTAGGAGCTTGGGCAAATAAAGAACGTTTATCTAAGATAGTTTTATAAACACCACTGGCAAATTCTCTTTGTCCACTTCGATAATTTTCAAATGGAAATACAAGTGATTTCAAAGACAGAGCACTATTCATGCGAATCTTTTGTGTAAGTTTTGCCCAGCGAAGATAAAGGGATAAAGTTTGTGTGTAAAAGGAAAGAAGTTCTTCTTTTGTTTTGACCTGTCGAAATGTTTTGGTTTGTTTTGTTTCAATTTGGTAATAAGTTAGCTGTACAAGGATATTGTCTAACCCATTTTGCTGTACATATATGTGGGCATAACAATATGCCTGTGCAAAGTGCAGGAAATTGGAATCATCGATTTCATCATAAGGAATAGCAGTTGTTTTGATTTCTTCAAGAATAATGTTATCTTCTTCTTTGAAGATCCCATCTGCACGTCCGTCTATAATGAAATTGATGGTATCGAGTTCTGTTTCTAATTTTAAATAAACTTCACTTTGGTAGTTTCCTTTTCCTTGCGATTGTAGCAAACGATGGATTCTGCTGCCTAGATTTGCACGTTCTATTGAGGCTGGAGTATAAGAAAGATCCCCACTTTTATAAAGAAATTCAACAAGCTCTCTTACAGATAAACGACATTCCAAAAAAATCACTCCACTTTCGTATAGTTTATTGTATACATTTTTTAAGAAATTTACAATGTAGAATGCTTGATTGTCATGTATAATACTTATGTAAAAAAACTGGAGGTTTATAATGAAAGAATTTGTAATTCAAAAAGATGATGCCAATCAACGAGTGGATAAGTTTATCATGAAAACAATGAAGACGATGCCTAAGAGTCTTATGTATAAATATATTAGAAATAAAAAAATAAAAGTTAATCGCAAGCGCTGTGAGATTTCACAAAGATTGCAGGAAGGGGATACCGTACAGTGTTTTATAGCAGAGGAGTTTTTTGAAAATAAGAAAGAATTGAAGTTTCTTAAGGTTCCTTCGAAAGTAAACTGCTTGTATGAAGATAATAATATTATATTATTGTGTAAGCCATCAGGGCTGTTGGTGCATAGTGATACAAAAGAATTGCAGGATAATTTAGCGGATCGTTATTTACATTATTTATATGAAAAAAAAGAATATGATCCAGAAATTTCACAAAGCTTTACACCTGCTTTATGTCATCGTATAGATAGAAATACAGAAGGGATTGTTATCGCTGCAAAAAATGCAGAAGCATTGCGAGAGATGAATAACTGTATCAAGGAAAGAAAAGTTGATAAGTATTATTTATGTATTGTCGAAGGCAAGATGGAAACAAATAAAAGCATCATAGAAGTTTGGCATAAAAAGTTTGAAGATAATCATGTAGAAATTAGCAAGGATAAAAAAGATGGATATCAAAAAGTAGTAACAGGGTATAAGGTATTAAGTGAGAAAAATGGTTTCAGTCTTTTAGAAGTAGAACTTATTACAGGGAAAAGCCATCAAATTCGAGCAGTTATGTCTTTTTTAGGGCATCCTTTATATGGAGATATCAAGTATGGTGCTAAAAGAAATGGAAGACAAGATTATCAGGCACTTTGCGCTTATAAAGTGAATTTTCATACAGAAAATAATTCAATATTATCGTATTTAGATGGGAAAGAATTTATGCTGCAGGATACAGGTGTTGAAAAAATATATAAAAATCTATAAGTGTATTTAAAAGCTGGCAATGTCTCGTTTTTAACAAAAAAAGTAAAATAAGGGTTGCATAAAGTGAAGGAATCTGATATTATATTAGGGCACTGATGAAAAGAGTGTTAGATGTGCGCCCATAGCTCAACTGGATAGAGCGTTTGACTACGGATCAAAAGGTTGTGGGTTCGATTCCTGCTGGGCGCGCCATTTATTTTAAACGGGACGTAGCACAGCTTGGTAGTGCACTTGATTTGGGATCAAGGGGTCGCAGGTTCAAATCCTGTCGTCCCGACCATTAAAATTGGCTGGGTAGCTTAGTTGGCTAGAGCATCCGGTTCATACCCGGAAGGTCGCGAGTTCGAGTCTCGCCCCCGCCACCAATTAGCTAAAAGGACCCTTAGCTCAGTTGGTCAGAGCATCCGGCTCATAACCGGTGGGTCGTAGGTTCGAGTCCTACAGGGTCCACCAAAAAAGTAAAAAGATGGAGGAATACCCAAGTGGTTGAAGGGTCCGGTCTTGAAAACCGGTAGGTCGGGAAACTGGCGCCTGGGTTCGAATCCCAGTTCCTCCGCCATCGAATTAAATATCGCGGGGTAGAGCAGCCTGGTAGCTCGTCGGGCTCATAACCCGGAGGTCGTTGGTTCAAATCCTTCCCCCGCAACCAAATGGTCCCGTAGCTCAGTCGGTAGAGCAAAGGACTGAAAATCCTTGTGTCGTTGGTTCGATTCCGACCGGGACCACCATTTGGAAAATAGCGTTTCAGCTGATGAATAAAGGCTGAAACGTTTTTTTTGTATATGATGTATCTTGTGTAAATTTTACGTATTGTTGTTTCTTCGTTTCTATTGAAATAGTGGCTTTGTAAAATTACGTGTGGTAAAACTAACAAAGGACAATAAAATAACTTGTGGGCATCAGTACCCCAAAGATGTTTATTGAAAACAAGATGTAAAGGATGAGAGAGCTGATCAGCTCTCTCGTTTTTAATATCAGAATGGAAGAATATTTTTGTTTTTTTCTTTTTCCAAAAGAAGTTTCAATCGTAGATTTTCTACTTCCAGCTCCAGCATCATAAGGCGCTGCTTTTTAATGTAAAGTTCTCTTTTGAGCCATCTTTCTTTACGTTGGTAATAAATTTTATTGTTCATTTTCATTTTCTCCTTCCTTAGGGTATAAGTGATAAGTGGTATCTTTATTCAGTACATAAAGCACTCTGTTTCGGAATCGTTTCCAATTGGTATATCCATTGGAATTGTGCTTGATACATTTGATCGTCCTGTTTCTGTTTTCTATGATCCCGCTGTTTATCTTTCTTCCATGTTCATTCGTGACGATAAAAGAATTTATTATTTCAGTCTTCCATCTGGTCATCGTATTCGCAAAGGATGATATTTCAGGTACTTTACAATCCCTGAAAGCACTGATCAGTTCATTGATATCTTTTCTTGCATTATCAAGATCACTGTTCTTATAGAAATATATCATCCTGTCTTTCAGATTCATGGCTTCTTCAAGTTCAGGGTTATACAAACACATATAATGCAGGATATCGTTATAGTTATAGTATCCCTGAAGTACTTTATTATATTTCTTTTCTCTATTTGGATCTGTATATGCAGGATCGTTTGTGAAGAGAAGCCAGTTGAATTTTTTATAAAGGTAATACTGTTTACGCATTCTTTCAGCTTTTTCTATCGAAGCTGCATCTGCATTTTTCAGATCCATGAGCTTATAGTTCTTTAACTGATTCATCGTACGCAGACGCACCTTGTCTACTCTTCTGTTCAGTTCCTGGATGAGATGGAATTTATCCGCAGCTATGGCGGCATTGGGGAACATCATCTTTGCGACGATCCTGTAGGTTTCCCATAAATCAATAGATACGGCCTTTACAGCACATCTTTCTTCTCGGGGAATGAAAGAAAAGTAATTGATGAGTTCGGACTTTTTCCTGCCTGGAAGAAGATCGATGACATTTTGGGAGTTGAAATCCAGAAGGACACATACATAGGAACTGTTTTCAGATTTGAAACTGTAGACTTCGTCGATATTCAGATATTCAGGAAGTTTTCTTCTGGATATCTGGACATGCCTGTCAAAGATGGACATGGCAGAAGTAGAGGATATATGATTTCTCTGTGCAACGCTTTTAAATGTATCGGCAGGGTTTTTCAGATCTCGAAGGACATTATATACGGTCAATAAAGAGATCTT encodes:
- a CDS encoding HAD family hydrolase, which translates into the protein MIKHIIWDWNGTLLDDLDVSMEALNYVLEKENLPLVLDKEEYRKYFQFPVIEYYKKVGFDFNKTPFSVLAKQYMDYYQPNSLSCSLHKNVEETLQKVRSKDVSQYLLSASNLDFLHEQLAEYDIKKYFLDIKGLDNIHAHSKAELAKCFVEESGFNPDEVLFVGDSVHDSEVAKYANCHCVLIANGHEHKSKLLNTDSYVVDNMKQFYDFIVENIK
- a CDS encoding lysylphosphatidylglycerol synthase transmembrane domain-containing protein, encoding MKNSVKSYVINIFIVTSLTIVALWFALKDNYQEVITMISGMKSYWLVLILFWGIMYSCISGYVLTIFTRKNKKDYRFREGLSNYLVGFFFSSITPSSTGGQFAQAYIFKKQKIKLSDGASILWGDFIIFQTTLMIYVTILFFLRYSYYVEIMGGILLVFILAGYGVNLAIIVVLWTMALFPKLYVKLSGNVVRILAKFKIVKDKEKTLVTWSEQVMSFTKEIKRLHHEKMLILKTAVLSVLRMSVQFSLPWVIANALGHPLGIEYLLDCLALSSFVMMANAFIPIPGSSGGTEFVFTMLYGYLLQDSALASSIMILWRFSTYHFIMIAGAITFVILKHKYTKERIKERGI
- a CDS encoding 4Fe-4S dicluster domain-containing protein, which translates into the protein MRGIYNSVTDIRRKVFTEIARLAYEGGDYATKIEQLPYKILPGEHAKYRESIFLERAIVGERLRLGIGLPLRRMDEHAPVSEGIEESAIAEKYYDDPLINIIKFACNACPEKQIVVTDTCQGCLAHPCVEVCPKDAVSIVNGKSYIDQEKCIKCGRCMDVCPYGAINKLERPCAKSCGMDAIKSDEFGRAEIDYDKCVSCGMCLVNCPFGAIVDKGQIFQTIHAMKTGKEVVAAIAPAFVGQFGPTVTPEKVKGALKELGFSDVVEVAIGADLCTVEEAEDFLNKVPNEQPFMATSCCPAWSVMAKKLFPDFKPYISMALTPMVLTGRLIKKQKPDAKVVFIGPCAAKKLEASRKSIRSDVDFVLTFEEVMGMFEAKGIDLAQATVDEPFNEGTANGRGFAVSGGVANAVKQCIQEKHPDMEVLIDSAEGLKNCRTMLMMAKAGKRNGYLLEGMACPGGCVAGAGTLQPVMKSSALVKKYTSDAEKKLAFESEYLDNLELISEN
- a CDS encoding 3'-5' exoribonuclease YhaM family protein, coding for MNKRIEDLEDGFRGTITVLLLQVNKGVTAKGAPYLSLQFQDKTGRMDAKYWNVNEALLHAFAPGMIVNVQGDVLCHQKQLQFRVNKMEVVDKNEIDINEFVKSGSISKEELKQRLYERISEIKNQTIYKIVLEVVNDYEKDFFDYPAATKNHHDFSGGLATHVVGMLDLADHLCKQYPLLNKDVLFGGVILHDLGKLIELSGALVSEYTVQGKLLGHISIMQAIVYEKAKELHLEKEEETMLLRHMILSHHGQYEYGSPVLPMLPEAEMLYLIDNIDARMNTIEKALSGVQEGEFTPRIFALENRSFYKQKIK
- a CDS encoding glycosyltransferase, which gives rise to MRIGLFTDTYTPDINGVVSSIVTLQKELEKDGHEVFVITNHKASHTKREGNILRLPGLELKWLYGYKLSTPYHFSARDEIEKMHLDIIHVHTEFGVGMFGRIVAKYLNIPVVTTYHTMYEDYTHYVNRFDIEEIEKVSKKIVSSFSKVLSDSAQAVISPSEKTKETLLKYGVKTPIYVIPTGLSFEKFNHDTIDSKEVEKIKEMYDLKEEDKVVVFVGRIAPEKSIDIPIEGFRYITDSHIKLMIVGDGPQLEDLKKMVKNYGLMDKVIFTGKKSSDEVPLYYACADCFVSASLTETQGMTYIEALACGLPVFARWDDVLENLVVEGESGFLFDDAQMFAEKLTSYFSLPKEQRQNFRQKAISKVTQYDAKVFCSKVLSVYYQAIDDYSQAYEVVKIKTFDDCVRIYVQNDSEDQPQKILISFDDYFSYKIRLHTMLDRFTVSDFKQKELKLEAYRNAVRKLRVKDYTRKEMKLFFQRKNILSDQMIDEVLDELEEKGYINDELYIQNKIEKLQYSLVGKGNIRHSLINKGINSEDVEEALKGLDNEGELIKAKKMAQKLMTTMKDTSRKMKKQKIINKLISLGFDGDIARRSAEELDYEQEDESPALEKTIQKALRSYVRKYQGKELQSKIMLYCMRKGFSRSDIQCKLEEMECLDE